The Niastella koreensis GR20-10 genome includes a window with the following:
- a CDS encoding aldo/keto reductase — translation MKYRKLGNSGLEVSALGLGCMGLSSAYGTPLDKQDGIKLLHAAVEAGVTFFDTAEVYGPFTNEELLGEALAPYRDKLVIATKFGFKEGKLDNGVDSSPKNIKAVADASLKRLKTDYIDLFYQHRVDPNVPIEEVAGAIQELIKEGKVRHWGLSEAGVPTIRKAHAVQPVTALQSEYSLWWREPEQEILPVLEELGIGFVPFSPLGRGFLTGAIDETTRFTDNDFRNRLPRFSEDNRKANQVLVNLIKALADQHGVTSAQISLAWLLAQKSWIVPIPGTTRLSRLQENMGAVDILLTAEDLKNIEETANKIQVSGDRYPADLQKQAGK, via the coding sequence ATGAAATATCGTAAGTTAGGAAACAGTGGGCTGGAAGTTTCGGCCCTGGGGCTGGGTTGTATGGGACTTAGTTCCGCATATGGCACTCCACTCGACAAACAGGATGGAATAAAATTACTGCATGCGGCGGTTGAGGCTGGTGTTACATTTTTTGATACTGCTGAAGTATATGGCCCCTTTACCAATGAGGAGTTATTGGGGGAGGCGTTGGCTCCTTACAGGGATAAATTGGTTATTGCTACTAAGTTTGGGTTTAAAGAAGGAAAATTAGACAATGGTGTGGATAGCAGCCCTAAAAATATCAAAGCAGTTGCTGATGCATCACTTAAACGATTAAAAACGGATTATATAGACCTGTTCTATCAACACCGGGTAGACCCGAATGTGCCTATTGAAGAGGTGGCGGGCGCCATCCAGGAATTGATAAAAGAAGGTAAAGTGCGGCATTGGGGATTGTCAGAGGCAGGTGTCCCAACTATTCGCAAGGCACATGCTGTACAGCCTGTTACAGCCTTACAAAGCGAATATTCCCTGTGGTGGCGCGAACCGGAGCAGGAAATTCTACCTGTATTGGAAGAACTGGGCATTGGTTTTGTTCCTTTCAGCCCGTTGGGCAGGGGCTTTTTAACTGGCGCCATTGATGAAACCACCCGGTTTACCGATAACGATTTCAGAAACCGGTTACCCCGCTTTTCGGAAGATAACAGAAAGGCAAACCAGGTGCTCGTGAACCTGATCAAAGCGCTTGCTGATCAACATGGTGTTACTTCAGCGCAAATTTCACTGGCCTGGTTACTCGCACAAAAATCCTGGATCGTTCCTATTCCCGGCACTACCAGGCTTTCAAGGTTACAAGAAAACATGGGGGCTGTAGACATTCTATTGACGGCCGAAGATTTGAAAAATATCGAGGAGACTGCTAACAAAATACAGGTATCAGGCGACAGATACCCTGCTGATTTACAAAAACAAGCAGGGAAATAA
- a CDS encoding helix-turn-helix domain-containing protein has translation MHFPGKPAGSKYSSSPNRLPVLFIVFYKGYNGITPQYHKFHIFKPLQLRICLEKVHQGRAVKRIREILQVKQETLASELGISQQSVSLLETKETIAPETLEKIAEVLKVPMDAIKNFNEEAAINNIACNFNDNSSVNYKPVFNSMEKMVGIY, from the coding sequence TTGCATTTTCCAGGAAAACCGGCAGGTTCGAAATACTCATCGAGCCCGAACAGGCTTCCAGTCCTTTTTATTGTATTTTACAAGGGCTATAACGGTATAACACCACAATACCATAAATTCCATATATTTAAACCATTACAACTACGCATATGCCTTGAAAAAGTACATCAAGGACGAGCTGTAAAACGCATACGGGAAATATTACAGGTTAAGCAGGAAACCCTAGCCAGCGAGCTTGGTATCAGCCAGCAAAGTGTTTCCCTATTGGAAACAAAGGAAACGATTGCCCCGGAAACCCTTGAGAAAATTGCTGAAGTGTTGAAAGTGCCGATGGATGCAATTAAGAATTTTAATGAGGAAGCAGCTATAAATAATATCGCATGTAATTTTAATGATAACTCTTCAGTTAATTACAAGCCTGTTTTCAACTCAATGGAAAAAATGGTTGGAATCTATTGA
- a CDS encoding helix-turn-helix transcriptional regulator translates to MTFEFVVQPGFDFVKSFAEKFNIPVFNNGLKIPAHMGEGHIKMVEVEPGFKLVLHHYTLKVDFHLKRKSPPETNELISIVFNSNEIPMAFTPDRESAVQFLKTNGSSIQIAATALATETFFPANTEVYFGVIGIRRQVLSSLLRIGSKINGPLETILHGDTLFFYHEKMHPEVLRVLKQVSEINEQNKLSDLLYRIKAHEMIYLLFDKLLDRSAEKQSPVNKSDIDKLYVIRTTILADMSQPPQLKTLAKMAGMSETKMKQLFKQIFGDTIYNYYQNERMQEAGFLLKHAGYSVSEAGYRLGFSNLSHFSRLFEKHYGITPKKYTLAG, encoded by the coding sequence ATGACTTTTGAATTTGTAGTGCAGCCCGGCTTTGATTTTGTAAAAAGTTTTGCCGAAAAGTTTAATATCCCCGTTTTTAATAATGGCCTGAAAATCCCTGCGCATATGGGTGAGGGCCACATCAAAATGGTTGAAGTGGAACCCGGCTTTAAACTCGTGCTGCATCATTATACATTGAAAGTGGATTTTCATTTAAAGCGTAAGTCGCCCCCGGAAACCAATGAATTGATATCCATCGTATTTAACAGCAATGAAATCCCCATGGCTTTTACACCGGACCGGGAAAGCGCAGTGCAGTTTTTAAAGACCAATGGATCTTCCATCCAAATTGCCGCTACCGCCCTGGCTACCGAAACGTTTTTCCCGGCCAATACCGAAGTGTATTTTGGGGTGATCGGCATCAGGCGGCAGGTGCTTTCTTCGCTGCTGCGTATCGGCAGCAAAATAAACGGTCCTTTGGAAACTATTCTTCATGGCGATACCCTGTTCTTTTATCACGAAAAGATGCACCCCGAAGTGCTGCGGGTTTTGAAGCAGGTCTCCGAAATAAACGAGCAAAATAAATTGAGTGATCTGCTTTACAGGATAAAAGCGCATGAAATGATATACCTGTTATTTGATAAGTTGCTGGACAGGAGTGCTGAAAAGCAAAGCCCGGTAAATAAATCGGATATTGATAAACTATATGTGATCAGGACAACCATCCTCGCCGACATGAGCCAGCCCCCGCAACTGAAAACCCTGGCCAAAATGGCCGGGATGAGCGAAACAAAAATGAAGCAATTATTTAAGCAGATCTTTGGTGATACCATTTATAACTATTACCAGAATGAAAGGATGCAGGAAGCGGGCTTTTTGCTGAAGCATGCGGGCTATTCTGTTTCCGAAGCGGGTTACCGGCTTGGGTTTAGCAACCTCAGCCATTTTTCAAGACTTTTCGAGAAGCATTATGGTATTACGCCCAAAAAATACACCCTTGCCGGATAG
- a CDS encoding alkene reductase codes for MKKILTAYHKKDFSLKNHIVMAPMTRSRATGNIPNDLMTSYYGQRTGAGLIITEGTAPTPEALGYPRIPGIFNKAQIEGWKKITARVHKDGSMIFLQLMHTGRIGHTDNLSEGAILLGASDIKAAGQIYTDTVGMQDHSEPVTLTTEGVKDIINSYVSAAKNAMEAGFDGVELHAANGYLLEQFLNPNVNNRTDEYGGSIANRARLTVEVAEKVAEAIGKEKVGIRFSPFSTLGDLKAYDTDEVHETYAYLAKAMNELDIQYIHISANPAIPQKTFDAIRVNFFNTIILCNGLTAETAEDHLNKGFADIVAFGRSFLSTPDFVNGIEKNGLLNQIDVSTLYTPGEKGYTDYPTL; via the coding sequence ATGAAAAAGATACTAACAGCATATCATAAAAAAGATTTCAGCTTAAAGAACCATATTGTCATGGCCCCCATGACCAGGAGCCGCGCCACCGGCAACATTCCCAATGATTTGATGACAAGCTATTACGGGCAACGCACCGGCGCGGGTTTAATTATAACCGAGGGCACAGCGCCAACACCCGAAGCCTTAGGCTATCCGCGGATACCAGGCATCTTTAACAAGGCACAAATCGAAGGCTGGAAAAAGATAACCGCAAGAGTCCACAAGGATGGCAGCATGATATTTTTGCAATTGATGCATACCGGCCGCATTGGCCATACGGATAATTTATCAGAAGGGGCAATATTGCTGGGTGCTTCGGACATCAAAGCCGCCGGGCAAATTTATACAGATACCGTAGGCATGCAGGATCATTCCGAGCCGGTAACCTTGACCACTGAAGGCGTAAAAGATATAATTAATAGCTACGTCTCCGCAGCAAAAAACGCCATGGAAGCGGGTTTTGATGGTGTGGAACTACACGCGGCAAACGGTTATTTGCTGGAACAGTTTTTAAATCCGAATGTAAACAACCGTACCGATGAATACGGCGGAAGTATAGCAAACCGTGCAAGACTAACTGTTGAAGTTGCCGAAAAAGTGGCAGAGGCTATCGGGAAAGAAAAAGTAGGCATCCGTTTTTCACCTTTTTCAACCCTTGGCGATCTGAAAGCCTATGACACAGATGAAGTGCACGAAACTTATGCTTACCTGGCAAAGGCCATGAATGAGCTGGATATTCAATACATTCATATCTCTGCAAACCCGGCCATTCCACAAAAAACATTTGATGCGATCAGGGTTAATTTTTTTAATACCATTATTTTATGTAACGGCCTGACTGCCGAAACCGCGGAAGACCACTTGAATAAAGGTTTTGCGGATATTGTGGCCTTCGGAAGAAGTTTTTTATCAACGCCTGATTTTGTAAACGGGATTGAAAAAAATGGGTTGTTAAATCAAATAGATGTTAGCACGCTGTATACACCCGGTGAGAAAGGTTACACCGATTACCCCACGCTTTAA
- a CDS encoding cupin domain-containing protein, giving the protein MIDNIIAVNEDQGEHFSVVGDTYRIVISGKQTEGAYAVIDMLVPPGGGPGPHAHANVQEMFYVVEGEIDFKTEAGKYAARQGSFVNIPKGGEVHCFKNNSNELAHMLCTVIPAGLDAFFEEIGTPVAAGAFLPPPVWGEEDLKRIMQLAEKHGQKLYPPNYLD; this is encoded by the coding sequence ATGATAGACAACATAATAGCCGTAAACGAAGATCAGGGTGAACATTTTTCGGTTGTAGGAGATACATACCGCATTGTGATATCGGGCAAACAAACCGAAGGGGCCTATGCCGTAATTGACATGCTTGTGCCGCCGGGCGGTGGCCCGGGCCCGCATGCCCACGCGAACGTACAGGAGATGTTTTATGTAGTAGAAGGGGAGATCGACTTTAAAACCGAAGCCGGTAAATACGCTGCCCGGCAAGGCTCTTTCGTGAATATCCCTAAAGGCGGCGAGGTGCATTGTTTTAAGAATAACAGCAACGAACTGGCGCATATGTTATGTACAGTGATCCCCGCTGGACTGGATGCATTTTTCGAAGAGATAGGCACCCCGGTTGCAGCAGGTGCATTTTTACCTCCACCTGTTTGGGGCGAAGAAGATTTAAAAAGGATCATGCAGCTTGCCGAAAAGCACGGCCAAAAACTGTACCCGCCCAACTACCTGGATTAA
- a CDS encoding TlpA family protein disulfide reductase, protein MKKITLFFLSITIWSALSMQAQLPDTLMQQIKDMGKEPSSVERYAILLKLNNQEEKAYALLLQMAKTGKSTDGMNSLLRELYIKKNKDVTGYNAFFDGLQENVVSELKKELKAKMTNTDAPDFSLRDLEDKPVSLTDLKGKIVVLDFWATWCLPCKASFPAMKKLMIQHPDVKFLFIATQEKQDGATDRVKKFTTQNKYPFYVLMDEPLKDNPQMFEALSAYKPNGIPAKVIIDPNGKQRFLATGFSSDTELINEINAMIQLVRAQY, encoded by the coding sequence ATGAAGAAAATTACATTATTTTTTCTCAGTATAACGATCTGGAGTGCATTATCCATGCAGGCCCAACTCCCCGATACGCTCATGCAACAGATAAAAGACATGGGCAAAGAACCATCATCTGTGGAACGATATGCAATTTTATTGAAGCTGAACAACCAGGAAGAGAAAGCGTATGCTTTATTGTTGCAAATGGCAAAAACGGGTAAATCTACAGATGGCATGAATAGTTTGCTTCGTGAGCTTTATATCAAAAAGAATAAGGACGTAACTGGTTATAATGCATTTTTTGACGGCCTCCAGGAAAATGTTGTATCAGAACTTAAAAAGGAATTGAAAGCAAAAATGACCAATACAGATGCTCCGGATTTTAGTTTGCGTGATTTGGAAGATAAACCAGTTTCACTTACTGATTTAAAAGGTAAAATTGTAGTGCTGGATTTTTGGGCCACCTGGTGTTTGCCCTGCAAGGCTTCTTTTCCTGCTATGAAGAAGCTAATGATACAGCATCCAGATGTGAAATTTTTATTTATTGCGACACAGGAGAAACAGGATGGAGCTACCGATCGTGTTAAAAAGTTTACCACTCAGAATAAGTACCCATTCTACGTTTTGATGGACGAGCCTTTAAAAGACAATCCGCAAATGTTTGAGGCGCTTTCGGCGTACAAGCCAAATGGAATTCCAGCCAAAGTTATAATTGACCCTAACGGCAAGCAGCGGTTTTTAGCAACTGGTTTTTCATCAGATACGGAGTTGATCAATGAAATTAATGCAATGATTCAATTAGTTCGTGCACAGTATTAA
- a CDS encoding Crp/Fnr family transcriptional regulator, protein MESLIALFIGKLGLDMNHFELFCAQLKAKNLKKKAHLIREGSVCNFIGFVSSGTLRSYVRNKEREFNNDFYFDNDFVSAYTSFLTQMPTNCNIEALTNSKIHYISYEKLNMLIAQDNAFLKLSKYVSDTYFIRKCKRETSFLKNSASERLKGLSSLYPGIEQRVSQYHIASYLGIKPESLSRIKLLTYVNK, encoded by the coding sequence ATGGAATCGTTAATCGCTTTATTTATCGGAAAGTTAGGATTAGATATGAATCATTTCGAACTGTTTTGTGCCCAGTTGAAGGCAAAGAATTTAAAGAAGAAGGCGCATTTGATTCGTGAGGGTTCAGTTTGTAATTTTATTGGATTTGTATCTTCAGGAACCTTAAGATCGTATGTCAGGAATAAGGAACGTGAATTCAATAATGATTTTTATTTTGATAATGATTTTGTGAGTGCCTATACCAGTTTTTTAACACAGATGCCCACCAATTGCAATATAGAGGCATTAACTAACAGCAAGATCCATTATATCAGTTATGAAAAGCTCAACATGTTAATAGCGCAAGACAATGCCTTTCTTAAGTTAAGTAAATATGTTTCTGATACTTACTTCATACGGAAATGTAAGCGGGAAACGTCTTTTTTGAAAAATTCAGCATCAGAAAGACTTAAAGGCCTGTCTTCCCTATATCCTGGAATAGAGCAACGGGTTTCGCAATACCACATTGCTTCTTATTTAGGCATTAAACCCGAATCACTGAGCAGGATCAAACTCTTAACATACGTCAATAAATAA
- a CDS encoding tautomerase family protein translates to MPIINLKVSGQENPALAKELVKVISDVTKVVLNKKPEVTVVIVSFVPDNLWFVNSVSLAELKAKSFHLNIKISDSTNLKSDKAKYIDAIHGALTFLLGSIHPVSYTAIQEMKADAYGYEGLTIEHKYINNQRKSDNIPAHIV, encoded by the coding sequence ATGCCAATAATCAATTTAAAAGTAAGTGGTCAGGAAAACCCGGCTTTAGCTAAAGAACTCGTAAAAGTTATCAGTGATGTAACTAAAGTTGTTTTAAACAAAAAGCCTGAAGTTACGGTAGTTATTGTATCATTTGTTCCTGATAATCTCTGGTTCGTTAATTCAGTGTCTCTTGCTGAGTTAAAAGCAAAAAGTTTTCACCTTAACATAAAAATTTCTGATTCTACTAACCTGAAAAGTGATAAGGCTAAGTATATTGATGCCATACACGGTGCATTAACTTTCCTTCTTGGAAGTATCCATCCGGTAAGTTATACTGCCATTCAGGAAATGAAAGCAGATGCCTATGGTTACGAAGGATTAACGATAGAGCATAAATATATTAATAACCAAAGGAAAAGTGATAACATACCCGCTCACATCGTTTGA
- a CDS encoding nuclear transport factor 2 family protein, with product MENIKLLSIIFLITAQHGYAQQKADNRKEITSIINNYSKSVIEKDSVTFYGLFNDGTVTWCAALKDRSQAREFEKKGVKSARRNYFSSSYEAFMRSLFRYKSTKDKFDNIRIIEDGTVASVSMDYSFWADNKMTNWGGKYLSLIKRDGKWKITSVIYSLELTDYFEQPTLKERQKGL from the coding sequence ATGGAAAATATAAAACTTCTGTCAATTATATTTTTAATAACCGCCCAACACGGTTATGCGCAGCAAAAAGCAGATAATAGGAAAGAAATCACTTCCATTATAAACAATTACAGTAAAAGCGTCATCGAAAAAGACTCTGTAACATTCTATGGTTTATTTAATGACGGTACCGTAACCTGGTGTGCGGCACTTAAGGACAGATCCCAAGCCAGAGAATTTGAAAAGAAAGGTGTTAAATCTGCACGTAGGAATTATTTTTCAAGTAGTTACGAAGCCTTCATGAGATCTTTATTTAGATATAAATCAACCAAGGATAAGTTTGATAATATTCGAATAATAGAAGATGGAACTGTAGCATCGGTAAGTATGGATTACAGCTTTTGGGCAGATAATAAAATGACTAATTGGGGTGGTAAATACCTCTCATTGATCAAACGAGATGGAAAATGGAAGATAACAAGCGTTATCTATTCCTTAGAACTAACCGACTATTTTGAACAACCCACGCTTAAAGAAAGACAAAAGGGTTTGTAA
- a CDS encoding alpha/beta hydrolase, with protein MALSEEVLKTIAYAEAHGYDKLNLLPPQQTRDMMKQAPANPNPTAVGQVINTIIEKDQIPVRIYIPKGSGPFPVISYFHGGGFVLLSLDTHDEICRQLCANTGAVVMSVDYKLAPEHPYPEGPESSVAATLWMLENAKKYNAIGEKMAVAGDSAGGYMALYVAQKLTAAGVVLKAQFATYPVTDHYSSHHASWEENKDGYVLTAEMMKWFWDNYLTDPSKFDEASPLRTIDLSGLPPTLIMTANYDPLRDEGKAYADKLQKAGVPTVYKNYENVHGFFGTGSIGQQAMQEASNFLKDKLNS; from the coding sequence ATGGCACTTTCCGAAGAAGTATTAAAAACAATAGCCTACGCAGAGGCGCATGGCTATGATAAACTAAACCTTTTGCCGCCGCAACAAACAAGGGATATGATGAAACAGGCACCGGCAAACCCGAACCCGACAGCGGTTGGACAGGTGATCAATACAATAATAGAAAAGGACCAGATCCCGGTAAGAATTTATATCCCCAAAGGAAGCGGCCCCTTCCCGGTGATATCTTATTTTCATGGGGGTGGTTTCGTGCTCCTGAGTTTAGATACACATGATGAAATTTGCCGGCAGCTTTGCGCTAATACAGGCGCTGTGGTCATGTCGGTAGATTACAAACTGGCACCAGAGCATCCCTATCCCGAGGGGCCGGAAAGTTCTGTTGCTGCTACGCTTTGGATGCTTGAAAACGCAAAAAAATATAACGCGATTGGCGAAAAAATGGCCGTGGCCGGGGATAGTGCCGGGGGTTACATGGCGCTTTATGTAGCGCAAAAATTGACAGCTGCAGGGGTTGTACTTAAGGCCCAGTTTGCAACCTATCCAGTAACAGATCACTATTCATCACATCATGCTTCGTGGGAAGAAAATAAGGATGGGTATGTTTTGACTGCGGAAATGATGAAATGGTTTTGGGATAACTACTTAACCGATCCGTCTAAATTCGATGAAGCATCGCCTTTAAGGACGATCGACCTTTCGGGTTTGCCACCGACATTGATCATGACGGCAAACTATGATCCCCTGAGAGACGAAGGGAAAGCCTATGCCGATAAGTTGCAAAAGGCAGGTGTCCCTACAGTTTATAAAAATTACGAAAATGTCCATGGATTTTTTGGAACAGGTTCGATAGGACAACAAGCGATGCAGGAAGCCAGTAACTTTTTAAAGGATAAATTAAACAGTTAG
- a CDS encoding pirin family protein codes for MLQLITNQQKIVKNNGGFGIEILFPGKGIGSEDSGIGTIGRIDQATVTPGTLVPMHPHKDDEILTYLRSGVVQHKDTEGNIEVITNKRLMMMNAGAQFQHEELVLPEGGVLTALQIFIRPEIGGLIPKVQFYDFPEAISRNEWREVAGKDDTFPLQIRSNSWIYDIRLEQGKQQSLPVLPLKDATCLVYLFDGLLAVNENINIQKGESLVVEDEKILLKAVEDCNIVLFVTDRNARVFKEGMYSGNINRTK; via the coding sequence ATGTTGCAATTAATTACAAATCAGCAAAAGATTGTAAAGAATAACGGTGGCTTCGGCATCGAGATACTTTTTCCCGGTAAAGGGATTGGCTCCGAAGATTCGGGTATCGGTACCATTGGAAGAATTGATCAGGCCACAGTTACACCCGGTACGCTGGTACCCATGCACCCGCATAAAGATGACGAAATACTAACCTATCTTAGAAGTGGCGTTGTTCAGCATAAGGATACGGAAGGGAATATCGAGGTCATCACGAATAAAAGATTAATGATGATGAACGCCGGCGCGCAATTCCAGCATGAAGAGCTGGTTTTGCCAGAGGGTGGCGTGCTTACTGCTTTACAGATATTTATTCGTCCGGAAATTGGCGGCCTGATCCCGAAAGTACAGTTTTATGATTTTCCTGAAGCGATAAGCCGGAATGAATGGCGGGAGGTGGCCGGAAAGGATGATACGTTTCCTTTACAGATCAGAAGCAATTCCTGGATTTACGACATTAGATTGGAACAGGGAAAACAACAATCACTGCCGGTTTTACCATTAAAAGATGCTACATGCCTGGTGTATTTATTTGACGGACTGCTTGCGGTCAACGAAAATATCAATATTCAAAAAGGAGAAAGCCTGGTTGTCGAAGACGAGAAAATTCTGCTTAAAGCCGTCGAGGATTGTAATATTGTACTATTTGTAACAGATCGTAATGCAAGGGTATTTAAAGAAGGTATGTACAGTGGCAACATAAACAGAACAAAATGA
- a CDS encoding zinc-binding dehydrogenase: MKGNKQYDVVIDLSGKMPFTIAKKIMKHSSAYIHTAPGPKEIISSFFINLFSSKKYRLLMLKPSPEYLAELTGYAEAGIAIVVSKVYPFNSFKKAYTEVPNGKFIGKAVITIYDLL, encoded by the coding sequence TTGAAAGGGAACAAACAATATGATGTTGTTATTGACCTATCAGGTAAAATGCCCTTTACTATAGCAAAGAAAATTATGAAACATTCGTCTGCTTATATACATACCGCCCCCGGACCAAAAGAAATCATCAGCTCTTTTTTCATCAACTTGTTTTCAAGTAAGAAATATAGACTACTCATGCTTAAGCCCTCTCCAGAATATCTCGCCGAACTTACAGGTTATGCAGAAGCTGGGATTGCAATTGTAGTTAGTAAGGTATATCCTTTCAATTCATTTAAAAAGGCTTACACCGAGGTTCCCAATGGTAAATTTATTGGGAAAGCGGTAATTACAATATATGATTTGCTTTAA
- a CDS encoding IPT/TIG domain-containing protein, translated as MKKRFSFILVLIYTISFIACSKKDKTTEPATSNGNSSTLTAFIGDTISIAGKNLGTDPKALMIIFGTVVAEIINVYDTSVKVVVPDNMEGPAAKIHIYSGLTEIMQANDFKLKAPVIQSLSCNSGTTGQQVIITGKGFSSSNKLTQIFFGDKLLTAIDQNHTSLTIQVPDSTPPGKYAISVTLAALKTTAAELFTVIPAGIPTFTSFSPQTAFIGDTVTIQGEHLGTNADALTVNFGNVQAKVVSASETSVQVVVPDEIEKASAKIQLISGLTALTSTSDFQLKAPVIDSITIKSGFCGQYYYIRGKGFRKSYKTEQIIFGNTTLPANWGAPDHSYLYTKVPEGMAAGKYTVKVVVAGMTATATDLFEVIAPSITSFTPHSGTYFTEMTITGTNLANVNPGNDVFVKFVDFATGIGNIYGLLISHDANQIKLYVPNLTVGTYRIIVSIVSSTASTTEPFTFTN; from the coding sequence ATGAAAAAAAGATTCTCCTTTATTTTAGTCTTGATTTACACAATCTCTTTTATTGCATGTAGCAAAAAGGATAAAACTACCGAACCGGCAACGTCAAACGGAAATTCCTCCACATTAACTGCATTTATAGGAGATACAATTAGCATTGCAGGAAAAAATCTTGGCACCGACCCTAAAGCGCTAATGATTATATTCGGAACAGTGGTTGCTGAAATAATTAACGTATATGATACATCTGTGAAAGTTGTTGTACCCGATAATATGGAAGGACCGGCTGCTAAAATCCATATATATTCCGGCCTTACCGAGATAATGCAAGCTAATGATTTCAAGCTGAAAGCACCTGTTATTCAATCTCTTTCCTGTAATTCAGGTACAACAGGGCAGCAAGTAATAATAACAGGAAAAGGATTTAGTAGTTCAAACAAATTGACACAGATATTCTTTGGAGACAAGCTGCTAACCGCTATTGATCAAAATCATACCAGTTTAACCATACAAGTACCGGATAGCACACCGCCAGGAAAATATGCTATTTCAGTAACCCTGGCTGCATTGAAAACTACTGCTGCAGAATTGTTCACTGTTATACCTGCCGGCATACCTACTTTCACCAGCTTTTCGCCTCAAACCGCATTTATCGGGGATACAGTTACGATCCAGGGTGAGCATCTTGGTACTAATGCTGATGCTTTAACAGTTAATTTTGGAAATGTACAAGCAAAGGTGGTGAGTGCTTCTGAAACTTCTGTGCAGGTTGTTGTGCCGGATGAAATAGAAAAGGCGTCTGCTAAAATTCAACTTATTTCCGGCCTTACCGCCCTTACATCAACCAGCGATTTCCAGTTAAAGGCGCCTGTTATTGATTCTATCACCATTAAATCAGGTTTCTGCGGACAATATTATTACATACGCGGCAAAGGATTCAGAAAATCGTACAAAACGGAGCAGATCATATTTGGCAATACTACCCTACCTGCCAATTGGGGAGCCCCTGACCATTCTTACTTATATACAAAGGTGCCCGAAGGAATGGCCGCAGGAAAATATACTGTCAAGGTTGTGGTAGCTGGCATGACGGCCACAGCGACTGATCTATTTGAGGTAATCGCCCCAAGTATAACATCTTTCACTCCTCATTCCGGAACTTATTTTACAGAAATGACTATTACAGGAACAAATCTGGCAAACGTAAATCCAGGCAATGATGTCTTTGTTAAGTTTGTTGATTTTGCAACTGGCATAGGCAACATTTATGGCTTACTAATTTCGCATGATGCTAATCAAATAAAGTTATATGTACCTAATTTAACCGTAGGTACTTACAGGATTATTGTGAGTATAGTAAGTAGCACTGCTTCAACTACGGAACCGTTCACTTTTACAAATTAA